The following proteins come from a genomic window of Oscillatoria sp. FACHB-1407:
- the hisG gene encoding ATP phosphoribosyltransferase: MITVALPKGGLLEESIRLLKVVGLDFSAFLDSSNRQLEIWDTSHTAKALLVRNYDVPVYVEYGQAQLGIVGYDILREKQPNVAHLVDLGFGQCRMSVAVKATSPYRSALDLPPHSRVASKFVNCAREYFQSLDLPVEIVPLYGSVELGPITGMSEAIVDLVASGRTLKENNLLETDRLFESTARLIAHPLSYRLDRDGLQDLIERIRVETQGVVSRE, from the coding sequence ATGATTACTGTTGCACTTCCCAAAGGCGGGTTATTAGAAGAAAGCATTCGGCTGTTGAAGGTGGTTGGGCTGGATTTCAGCGCGTTTCTCGATTCCAGCAATCGCCAGTTAGAAATTTGGGATACGTCCCATACGGCTAAAGCCTTGCTGGTTCGCAATTATGATGTTCCTGTCTATGTGGAATATGGGCAGGCACAGTTGGGTATTGTGGGCTATGACATTTTGCGGGAGAAGCAGCCCAACGTCGCTCATTTAGTCGATTTGGGGTTTGGACAGTGCCGCATGTCCGTTGCTGTGAAAGCAACCAGTCCCTATCGTTCAGCCCTGGATCTGCCTCCTCACAGCCGTGTCGCCTCAAAGTTTGTTAACTGTGCTCGCGAATATTTTCAGAGCCTCGATTTGCCTGTCGAAATCGTGCCGCTCTACGGGTCGGTTGAGTTAGGACCAATCACCGGAATGTCAGAGGCGATCGTGGATCTAGTCGCGTCTGGACGTACGCTCAAGGAAAATAATTTGCTGGAAACCGATCGCCTGTTTGAGAGCACTGCCCGACTGATTGCTCATCCCCTGAGCTACCGCCTCGATCGCGACGGATTGCAAGATCTGATCGAGCGCATTCGAGTGGAGACACAGGGAGTGGTGAGTAGGGAGTAG